One genomic segment of Hordeum vulgare subsp. vulgare chromosome 2H, MorexV3_pseudomolecules_assembly, whole genome shotgun sequence includes these proteins:
- the LOC123431307 gene encoding cationic peroxidase SPC4-like: protein MACSRAMVAIVGLVIAGLLFPAASSSMRPDQLITMTTDGQYHSTHPVVTIADGLTADYHDVSCPDLRGIVRTAVVEALQGDITIAADLLRMFFHDCFPQGCDASILLLGTPWSEMRMPPNLSLDKRRKVAFLMEDIRAKVHKACGPTVSCADIMALATHDAVVASGGKPYHVPLGRLDSSQPAPRRFVEQLPPPTFSIDQLIGAFSSRSLDEKDLVVLSGAHTIGKARCATFSDRFTSADSGDFVRRLQDNCTTDVNRRQDLDVTTPEKFDNKYYINLKEGKGVLTSDVQLLLNESTRAYVNDFADNEWWFWNQFGTSMSKMGMLQGPQGNVGRIRRHCY from the exons ATGGCTTGCAGTAGAGCAATGGTGGCCATCGTGGGACTCGTTATTGCCGGACTGCTCTTCCCAGCAGCTTCGTCGTCCATGCGGCCAGATCAGCTTATCACCATGACCACCGACGGCCAGTACCATAGTACACATCCAGTAGTGACCATAGCCGACGGTCTCACAGCAGACTACCACGACGTGTCATGCCCCGATCTGCGGGGCATCGTGCGCACCGCCGTGGTAGAAGCCCTGCAGGGAGATATCACCAtcgccgctgacctcctccgtaTGTTTTTCCACGACTGCTTTCCCCAG GGATGCGATGCGTCCATTCTTCtgctgggaactccatggagtgaGATGAGAATGCCGCCAAACCTCTCTCTAGATAAGAGGCGGAAAGTGGCGTTCCTCATGGAGGACATCCGCGCCAAGGTGCACAAAGCCTGTGGACCCACCGTCTCATGCGCCGACATCATGGCCCTTGCCACCCATGACGCCGTCGTCGCG TCCGGGGGCAAACCTTACCATGTGCCACTCGGTAGACTCGACAGCTCCCAGCCCGCGCCGCGAAGGTTCGTGGAGCAGCTCCCGCCCCCCACCTTCAGTATTGATCAGCTTATCGGTGCCTTTAGTAGCCGCAGCCTTGACGAGAAAGACCTCGTGGTGCTCTCTGGCGCACACACCATCGGTAAAGCTCGTTGTGCCACCTTCAGCGACCGTTTCACCAGTGCCGACTCCGGCGATTTCGTCCGAAGGCTACAAGATAACTGCACCACCGATGTGAACCGGCGTCAGGACCTTGATGTGACCACCCCAGAGAAGTTTGATAACAAGTACTACATCAACCTCAAGGAGGGGAAGGGGGTGCTCACCTCTGACGTGCAGCTCCTCCTCAACGAGAGCACCCGGGCATACGTCAACGACTTCGCCGACAATGAGTGGTGGTTCTGGAACCAGTTCGGcacctccatgagtaagatggggATGCTCCAGGGACCCCAAGGGAACGTCGGCCGCATTCGCCGACATTGCTACTAG